The following proteins are co-located in the Bosea sp. AS-1 genome:
- a CDS encoding O-antigen ligase family protein has translation MILTETRAVLTITAGAMLLAVVGTLAAGAAITGDVLALGCLLGAVGVPVGLIFVERAIAWDGRHAYRMIIVLTIILSAVFRLRAIDDKSIDVQIMLKLLAIGLTGLMAAVAILRIGLRNHDRAFFVWCAFFVYMMLTSFITATPALALVETSSNLAAFLLLYGAACLLNRENLVRALIASCLILCLLSITAYVIVPSLGRMSDWVNGAFVPTWRLQGVFGTANAAGGAAAVGIILALLTPALSGNRWLRIAALGVFAACLLLSNNRMAMAGLGAALLYANWVKGNQALKLAIAAFVVSLVLLAYLGTGDELLELLSRSGSSDEITSGTGRTRIWSVVLQLWSEQPLFGYGAGAAKYILPKNPLLFAAAAHAHNLFLNILFSGGVVGLLLFVYGVGAVAWRAASGKDHRTIALLIFFMVYGITEPTIGGLVSFVPMAFCAAVILGIAPPPGRVAGGSRNEPPRQWAPL, from the coding sequence CCGGCGCCGCCATCACTGGGGATGTTCTTGCGCTGGGATGTCTGCTGGGCGCCGTCGGCGTGCCGGTCGGACTGATCTTCGTCGAGCGCGCAATCGCTTGGGATGGCCGGCACGCCTACAGGATGATCATCGTTCTGACGATCATCCTCAGCGCGGTTTTCCGGCTGCGCGCCATCGACGACAAATCGATCGATGTCCAGATCATGCTCAAGCTCCTGGCCATCGGGCTTACCGGCCTCATGGCTGCGGTAGCCATTCTCAGAATCGGATTGCGGAATCACGACCGGGCATTTTTCGTCTGGTGCGCATTCTTCGTCTACATGATGCTGACGTCGTTCATCACGGCTACGCCGGCCCTTGCGCTGGTGGAGACGAGTTCCAACCTGGCGGCGTTTCTGCTGCTCTATGGTGCGGCCTGCCTGCTGAACCGAGAGAATCTCGTCAGAGCACTGATCGCCTCCTGTCTCATCCTGTGCCTGCTGTCCATCACGGCCTATGTTATCGTGCCGTCGCTCGGACGCATGAGCGATTGGGTGAACGGAGCTTTCGTGCCGACATGGCGTCTACAGGGCGTCTTCGGCACGGCCAACGCCGCGGGCGGTGCCGCAGCGGTTGGAATCATCCTGGCCTTGCTGACGCCCGCCCTGTCGGGAAATCGATGGCTGCGCATCGCAGCGCTCGGCGTGTTCGCCGCCTGCCTCCTGCTGAGCAACAATCGGATGGCGATGGCGGGCCTGGGGGCAGCGCTACTTTACGCCAATTGGGTCAAGGGCAACCAGGCACTCAAGCTTGCGATCGCCGCTTTCGTGGTGAGTTTGGTCCTGCTGGCCTACCTTGGAACTGGCGACGAGCTCCTCGAACTCCTGTCCCGTTCCGGATCGTCCGACGAGATCACAAGCGGCACTGGACGCACGCGCATCTGGAGCGTCGTGCTACAACTCTGGTCGGAACAGCCACTGTTCGGCTACGGGGCTGGTGCAGCCAAATACATTCTGCCCAAAAATCCCTTGCTGTTTGCTGCCGCCGCCCATGCACACAATCTCTTCCTGAACATCTTGTTTTCCGGCGGCGTCGTTGGGCTGTTGCTGTTCGTCTACGGGGTGGGGGCGGTCGCGTGGCGAGCTGCAAGCGGGAAAGACCACCGGACGATCGCCCTGCTCATCTTTTTTATGGTCTACGGCATTACCGAGCCGACAATCGGCGGGCTGGTTTCGTTTGTGCCGATGGCGTTTTGCGCAGCGGTGATTCTTGGGATAGCTCCGCCCCCAGGGCGTGTCGCAGGTGGGTCTCGGAATGAGCCGCCGAGGCAATGGGCACCGCTTTGA